One segment of Monomorium pharaonis isolate MP-MQ-018 unplaced genomic scaffold, ASM1337386v2 scaffold_53, whole genome shotgun sequence DNA contains the following:
- the LOC118648598 gene encoding uncharacterized protein LOC118648598, with amino-acid sequence MEDLEQTERDLLERSHQIITLSEYFAWAQRCEEFIKQLEERSRVKRSRLSIGHRQSLVARITRLEGAKTRLERHFMHIGGEYVGTSDYNNAKKLVWREIDTAFENRILTGAVINADYIEPRQFLEDAGSVVLEQVQDVIKRHNSAKVNTTFNGEFVTGDKRANKSINTKNYELFQTSNLYEWYKQHVIEFILASLEDFQERDSGWALSRILNLTVNINKHNPLHAGCYIQLPREIMMKKAVINVKSMDDACFAWSVVAALHPAKEHTYRESSYPHYATVLNLQNIKFPMTLNQIKKFEQLNNLSINVYCTEKTKEQLAILPLRLADKKKEKHVNLLYLQDPRDDNVGHFTWIKNLSRLVSSQLSKHEHKKYLCDRCLHYFSTNEKLEAHVVDCRELNDCAIQLPSEDNKWLSFKNYNRKERVPFVVYADLECVLKKLNTDPRMPTYASQHHEVFSVGYYMHCTYDESLSRYRFHRGKNCVAWFAEQLRNIAHNVKDILSANVPMDFTRDEWENFNSATHCHVCEKPFAPNDTRARDHCHLTGRYRGPAHSDCNLNYKDSHCIPIVFHNLSGYDAHFIIKEIATAYEGKIDLLPITKEKYISFTKHVKNTEDNKRKICIKLRFIDSFKFLNTSLDKLTSFLSNDKLSILQREFSNLSAENFDLLTRKGVFPYEYVDCVDKLQDTWLPPRELFYSSLTGDTVSESDYAHAVNVWQQFSIQTLGEYSDLYLKTDVLLLADIFENFRDSCVASYGLDPAYYYTLPGFTWDAMLKHTCINFELLTDIEMVMFIERGIRGGLSQCSCRYARANNKHMQSYDPSKPSSYLMYFDVNNLYGWAMCQPLPYAEFQWVENISNFDVTTIASDSPTGYILEVDLEYPQNKHNAHIDLPFCPTHEKPPGKLQPKLLATLYDKKRT; translated from the exons ATGGAAGATCTCGAGCAAACTGAACGAGATCTGTTGGAGCGGTCCCACCAAATCATCACCTTAAGCGAATATTTTGCATGGGCACAGCGATGCGAGGAGTTTATTAAACAGCTTGAAGAACGCAGTCGTGTCAAGCGTTCACGACTCTCAATCGGACATAGACAATCTTTGGTTGCTAGAATCACACGACTCGAGGGTGCAAAGACTCGCTTGGAGAGACATTTCATGCACATCGGTGGTGAATACGTGGGCACTAGTGACTATAATAACGCGAAAAAACTTGTTTGGCGAGAGATCGATACAGCATTTGAAAATCGTATATTGACTGGTGCTGTAATTAACGCTGATTATATTGAACCGCGACAATTTTTGGAAGACGCTGGTAGTGTAGTGCTCGAGCAAGTGCAAGACGTTATAAAAAGACACAACAGTGCAAAAGTGAATACCACGTTCAATGGTGAGTTTGTGACGGGGGATAAACGTGCTAATAAGAGTATCAACACGAAAAACTATGAACTCTTTCAAACATCAAACTTATACGAGTGGTACAAGCAGCATGTCATCGAATTCATATTGGCATCCCTCGAAGATTTCCAGGAACGTGATAGCGGGTGGGCGTTATCACGAATCCTTAATCTTACGGTCAACATCAACAAGCACAATCCATTGCATGCAGGGTGTTATATCCAGTTGCCTCGGGAGATAATGATGAAGAAAGCGGTGATCAATGTAAAATCTATGGATGATGCATGTTTTGCATGGTCAGTGGTCGCTGCTTTGCATCCTGCCAAAGAACATACATATCGGGAATCTTCATATCCACATTATGCGACAGTGCtaaatttgcaaaacattaagtTTCCAATGACgttgaatcaaataaaaaaatttgaacaattaaataatctctCAATCAATGTATATTGCACAGAAAAAACAAAGGAACAACTTGCAATTTTACCACTACGGCTTGCTGataagaagaaagagaagcatGTCAATCTGTTGTATCTGCAGGACCCGCGAGATGACAATGTGGGGCATTTCACATGGATTAAGAATCTATCCCGCCTCGTGAGCTCACAACTCAGTAAAcatgaacataaaaaatacttgtGCGATCG ATGTTTGCACTATTTCAGCACGAACGAGAAATTGGAAGCCCACGTCGTTGATTGTCGAGAATTAAATGACTGTGCTATCCAACTACCGAGCGAAGATAACAAATGGCTGAGTTTCAAAAACTACAACAGAAAGGAACGAGTTCCCTTTGTGGTGTATGCCGACTTGGAATGCGTTCTAAAGAAGCTAAATACAGACCCGAGAATGCCGACATATGCGTCTCAGCATCATGAAGTATTCAGCGTTGGATATTACATGCACTGCACTTACGATGAGTCTTTATCAAGGTATCGATTTCATCGCGGTAAAAATTGTGTTGCATGGTTCGCAGAgcaattaagaaatatagcGCATAACGTTAAGGATATTCTGTCGGCTAATGTCCCCATGGATTTCACGCGAGACGAAtgggaaaattttaatagcgcTACGCACTGTCATGTGTGTGAAAAACCGTTTGCGCCAAACGACACACGGGCACGCGATCATTGTCATTTGACCGGTCGTTATAGAGGTCCCGCACATTCagattgcaatttaaattacaaagatTCACATTGCATTCCCATAGTTTTTCACAACTTATCTGGGTATGATGCACATTTCATCATCAAAGAGATAGCTACCGCGTACGAAGGGAAAATCGATTTACTTCCcatcacaaaagaaaaatacatttcattTACTAAACATGTTAAAAACACTGAAGATAATAAGCggaaaatttgtataaaattacggTTTATCGattctttcaaatttcttaataCGAGTCTTGACAAATTAACATCCTTTCTCAGTAATGATAAACTATCAATATTGCAACGTGAATTCAGTAATTTAtctgcagaaaattttgatttattgacGCGAAAAGGCGTGTTTCCCTACGAATATGTAGATTGCGTGGACAAGTTGCAGGATACATGGTTACCACCGCGCGAATTGTTTTACAGTTCTTTGACCGGCGACACTGTATCCGAAAGCGATTACGCACACGCTGTCAACGTGTGGCAGCAGTTCTCCATTCAAACCTTGGGCGAGTACAGCGATCTGTATCTGAAAACCGACGTATTGTTGTTAGctgatatatttgaaaactttcGTGACAGTTGCGTTGCGAGTTACGGACTCGACCCCGCATATTATTATACTCTACCGGGTTTTACATGGGACGCGATGCTGAAACATACTTGCATCAATTTCGAACTACTCACAGATATTGAAATGGTTATGTTTATCGAGCGTGGCATACGTGGTGGCCTGAGCCAATGTTCGTGCAGATATGCGAGGGCCAATAACAAGCACATGCAGTCGTACGATCCATCGAAACCATCGTCGTACCTCATGTACTTTGACGTAAACAATCTATACGGATGGGCAATGTGTCAACCATTGCCTTACGCCGAATTTCAATGGGTCGAAAACATCTCAAACTTTGACGTTACCACAATCGCTTCAGATTCGCCCACAGGTTATATTTTAGAGGTCGATCTAGAGTACCCACAAAATAAACACAACGCGCACATCGATCTACCATTCTGTCCAACGCATGAAAAACCGCCTGGCAAGTTGCAGCCCAAGCTCCTCGCGACTCTGTATGATAAGAAGCGTACGTAA